Proteins encoded in a region of the Streptomyces sp. NBC_01298 genome:
- a CDS encoding DUF389 domain-containing protein, translated as MPRVDATAADRMVTALFIERAWRSPSSTRFWVLLVLAAVIASAGVVGDSTATVIGAMIVAPLMTPILGSALALVLADRHQVVRCALLVLGGALTVVAIGMLMGWLVSPPDAFASNSQVSSRISPRLIDLVAALATGTVGAFALVRSDVSDTLPGVAIAISLVPPLAVTGLLITTHRFHDASQSALLFATNVAAIVATGTVVFLAYGVRAGAGEAGIAVGTFHGRTLAAVSAIVLLIAVPLTAGTISVARDRALAANARPVAERWAATGNWQIASVEARNGVVVVGVLGLPPQPAPTALREALNRGGMRDAALELHLVGGRTHWCPADSATCTVRDSSRT; from the coding sequence ATGCCACGAGTCGACGCCACCGCCGCGGACCGGATGGTCACGGCCCTGTTCATCGAGCGCGCCTGGCGCAGCCCCAGCTCGACCCGCTTCTGGGTCCTGCTCGTCCTCGCGGCGGTCATCGCGTCCGCGGGCGTCGTCGGGGACTCGACGGCCACCGTCATCGGAGCGATGATCGTCGCCCCGCTGATGACCCCGATCCTGGGCAGCGCGCTCGCGCTGGTCCTCGCCGACCGGCACCAGGTGGTGCGCTGCGCGCTCCTGGTGCTCGGCGGGGCCCTGACGGTGGTGGCCATCGGCATGCTGATGGGGTGGCTCGTGTCGCCGCCCGACGCCTTCGCCTCGAACAGCCAGGTCTCCTCGCGGATCAGCCCCCGGCTGATCGACCTCGTCGCCGCTCTGGCCACCGGCACGGTCGGGGCCTTCGCCCTGGTGCGCTCCGACGTCTCCGACACCCTCCCGGGGGTGGCCATCGCCATCTCCCTGGTGCCGCCGCTGGCCGTCACCGGGCTCCTGATCACCACGCACCGCTTCCACGACGCGAGCCAGTCCGCGCTCCTGTTCGCCACCAACGTCGCGGCCATCGTCGCCACCGGAACGGTGGTCTTCCTCGCCTACGGGGTCCGGGCCGGCGCCGGCGAGGCGGGCATCGCGGTGGGCACGTTCCACGGCCGGACCCTGGCCGCGGTATCGGCCATCGTGCTGCTGATCGCCGTACCGCTCACCGCGGGCACGATCTCCGTCGCCCGCGACCGCGCGCTCGCGGCGAACGCGCGGCCGGTGGCCGAACGGTGGGCCGCCACGGGCAACTGGCAGATCGCCTCGGTCGAGGCCCGCAACGGGGTCGTCGTCGTGGGTGTACTGGGACTGCCGCCGCAGCCCGCCCCCACCGCCCTGCGCGAGGCACTGAACCGGGGCGGCATGCGGGACGCCGCGCTCGAACTCCACCTGGTCGGCGGCCGCACCCACTGGTGCCCGGCGGACAGCGCCACCTGCACGGTCCGCGATTCCTCCCGCACCTGA
- a CDS encoding VOC family protein yields MTEASEATRRTPGTPCWASLMVHGLGTTEEFYADLFGWEYEPGPEQLGPYVRAMLGGREVAGIGEMPPDRQLPVAWTTYLATDDADATAESIRSCGGTVAVGPLDAGIAGRVAICSDPLGAIFGLWQAASHLGTRLAGGPGTPVWHELVTQDTSTVGKFYEHVFGHEARAHADACEDFDYLTLSLQGRPVAAVHGVGRSLPHDRGPHWMTYFEVEDTDAAAARVRRLGGGIVQPPREGLSGRLAVVTDPEGAVFTLVRGRG; encoded by the coding sequence ATGACCGAGGCATCGGAAGCAACGCGGCGCACACCCGGCACGCCGTGCTGGGCGAGCCTGATGGTGCACGGCCTCGGGACCACCGAGGAGTTCTACGCCGACCTGTTCGGCTGGGAGTACGAGCCCGGCCCCGAGCAGCTGGGCCCGTACGTCCGGGCCATGCTCGGCGGGCGGGAGGTGGCCGGCATCGGCGAGATGCCGCCGGACCGCCAGCTCCCGGTGGCCTGGACCACGTACCTGGCCACGGACGACGCCGACGCGACGGCGGAGTCCATCCGCTCCTGCGGCGGCACGGTGGCGGTGGGCCCGCTCGATGCCGGGATCGCGGGGCGGGTGGCGATCTGCTCGGACCCGCTGGGCGCGATCTTCGGGCTCTGGCAGGCGGCGTCCCACCTCGGGACCCGGCTGGCCGGGGGGCCCGGCACCCCGGTGTGGCACGAGCTGGTCACGCAGGACACCTCGACGGTCGGGAAGTTCTACGAGCACGTCTTCGGCCACGAGGCCCGGGCGCACGCGGATGCCTGCGAGGATTTCGACTACCTCACGCTCTCCCTGCAGGGCCGTCCGGTGGCGGCCGTGCACGGGGTCGGCCGCTCCCTGCCCCACGACCGGGGCCCGCACTGGATGACGTACTTCGAGGTGGAGGACACCGACGCGGCCGCCGCCCGGGTCCGGCGGCTCGGCGGCGGGATCGTCCAGCCGCCGCGCGAGGGCCTGAGCGGCCGGCTGGCGGTGGTCACGGACCCGGAGGGCGCGGTGTTCACGCTCGTACGCGGCAGGGGCTGA
- a CDS encoding sulfurtransferase, protein MTVNPPRSPLVSAAALREELAGPLPPVLLDVRWQLGGPNLRPEYEAGHLPNAVYVDLDAELAGPAGSGGRHPLPDPEEFGAVMRRAGVSGEAPVVVYDGGLGWAAARAWWLLRWTGHARVRVLDGGLAAWQAAGGPLSAGVTPVSEGDFKPNPGAIGLLDADAAAALARTGVLLDARAGERYRGEVEPIDPVGGHIPGALSAPTTENTGPGGLFLDREALRARFEGLGVHADTGTPVGVYCGSGVSGAHEVLALATAGIPAALYAGSWSEWSADPSREVAVGELPG, encoded by the coding sequence ATGACTGTGAACCCGCCCCGCTCCCCGCTCGTCTCCGCCGCCGCCCTCAGGGAGGAGCTGGCCGGCCCGCTGCCGCCGGTGCTCCTCGACGTCCGCTGGCAGCTCGGCGGCCCGAACCTGCGGCCCGAGTACGAGGCCGGACACCTCCCGAACGCGGTCTACGTCGACCTCGACGCGGAACTGGCAGGCCCGGCGGGCTCCGGCGGCCGGCACCCGCTGCCCGACCCGGAGGAGTTCGGGGCGGTGATGCGGCGGGCCGGGGTCTCGGGGGAGGCCCCGGTGGTCGTGTACGACGGCGGCCTGGGCTGGGCGGCGGCGCGCGCGTGGTGGCTGTTGCGCTGGACGGGTCACGCCCGGGTGCGGGTCCTGGACGGGGGACTGGCCGCGTGGCAGGCCGCCGGCGGCCCGCTGTCGGCCGGGGTCACTCCTGTGAGCGAGGGTGATTTCAAGCCAAATCCGGGTGCCATCGGACTCCTGGACGCGGACGCGGCGGCGGCGCTGGCCCGGACGGGTGTGCTGCTGGACGCACGGGCGGGCGAACGGTACCGGGGCGAGGTCGAACCGATCGACCCGGTCGGGGGCCACATCCCGGGGGCGCTGTCGGCGCCGACCACGGAGAACACGGGCCCGGGCGGACTGTTCCTGGACCGCGAGGCCCTGCGGGCCCGCTTCGAAGGCCTCGGCGTCCACGCCGACACCGGTACCCCGGTCGGGGTCTACTGCGGCTCGGGCGTCTCGGGGGCCCACGAGGTCCTGGCGCTGGCGACGGCGGGCATCCCGGCGGCGCTGTACGCGGGCAGCTGGTCGGAATGGTCCGCGGACCCGTCCCGCGAGGTCGCCGTGGGCGAGCTGCCGGGCTAG
- the sepH gene encoding septation protein SepH yields the protein MPELRVVAVSNDGTRLVLKAADSTEYTLPIDERLRAAVRNDRARLNQIEIEVESHLRPRDIQARIRAGASAEEVAQMAGIPVDRVRRFEGPVLAERAFMAERARKTPVRRPGENTGPQLGEAVQERLSLRGAEKESVQWDSWRRDDGTWEVLLVYRVAGEPHSASWTYDPPRRLVVAVDDEARSLIGESDDLPATPEPSFPFVPRIARLPRDRPLDRALDRQMERPTAPPPPPEPEPEEERDTLTALLEAVPSFRGDLVVPEPVTEPELEEPPAASASAGAGSAYADVLMPRTVAGHRDRLTGTTDRQAEADGVRPGRRAAVPSWDEIVFGTRRKKQE from the coding sequence ATGCCCGAACTGCGTGTCGTGGCCGTCTCCAATGACGGCACACGACTGGTGCTCAAGGCTGCGGACAGCACGGAGTACACGCTTCCGATCGACGAGCGTCTCCGGGCTGCCGTACGTAACGACCGTGCGCGCCTGAACCAGATCGAGATCGAGGTGGAGAGCCACCTCCGCCCCCGCGACATCCAGGCCCGCATACGGGCCGGCGCCTCCGCGGAGGAGGTCGCTCAGATGGCCGGCATCCCCGTCGACCGGGTACGCCGCTTCGAGGGCCCGGTGCTCGCCGAGCGCGCCTTCATGGCGGAGCGGGCCCGCAAGACCCCCGTGCGCCGGCCGGGCGAGAACACCGGACCCCAGCTCGGCGAGGCCGTGCAGGAAAGGCTCTCGCTGCGCGGGGCCGAGAAGGAATCCGTGCAGTGGGACTCCTGGCGCCGCGACGACGGCACCTGGGAGGTCCTGCTGGTCTACCGGGTCGCGGGCGAACCGCACTCGGCGAGCTGGACGTACGACCCGCCGCGCCGGCTGGTCGTGGCCGTGGACGACGAGGCCCGCTCGCTGATCGGCGAGTCGGACGACCTGCCGGCGACCCCGGAGCCGAGCTTCCCGTTCGTGCCGAGGATCGCGCGGCTGCCGCGCGACAGGCCGCTGGACCGGGCGCTGGACCGTCAGATGGAGAGGCCCACGGCGCCTCCTCCCCCGCCGGAGCCGGAGCCCGAGGAGGAACGGGACACGCTGACGGCCCTGCTGGAGGCGGTCCCGAGCTTCCGCGGCGACCTGGTGGTCCCCGAGCCGGTCACGGAACCGGAGCTGGAGGAGCCGCCCGCCGCTTCGGCGTCGGCCGGTGCGGGTTCCGCGTACGCCGACGTCCTGATGCCGCGCACCGTCGCGGGCCACCGGGACCGGCTGACGGGAACCACGGACCGGCAGGCGGAGGCCGACGGGGTGCGCCCCGGCCGCCGCGCGGCGGTGCCGAGCTGGGACGAGATCGTCTTCGGCACGCGCCGCAAGAAGCAGGAGTAG
- a CDS encoding DUF11 domain-containing protein gives MRSRAGGPYRRRRTVSALSAAAACCFLCLISTAPSAASAPPPADPGTGAPSGSPSSPASAAPAAPVAGTGRPSPETGPDGGAVRAADESGEGATGAAASELPESADLAVSGILRQAAAAGQDDPESREGVAPAGRETFDYVVTVTNRGPSTARQVRVTDRLPPSLEFVTSRDGCTASGRTAVCGPLATLAVGASHAWVITVRLAAGYRGDGSDIVNEAVVDSATADPDSRNNTSSLTGLEIPPSARTADLSLRKTAVLAKGREHVRPGEKFTYLITVRNEGPATARQLQVTDLLPPSLALLSSPDDCAVAKDGERLVVCPPLDRLAAGEKAEYRITVRAVTGDRAARPPDGRCTPVENIARVTSASFDPDLSDNANRPGTTGPGGGRLCLVPEGRGEHHDGRGDDGDGHHGRDDHHDGREQHDGREQHDGRGDLADSGAAVPPWLLWTSAALVAAGAALRTAFRVRCR, from the coding sequence GTGAGAAGCCGCGCCGGTGGCCCGTACCGGCGTCGGCGCACCGTGTCCGCGCTCTCCGCGGCGGCGGCGTGCTGCTTCCTCTGCCTGATCTCCACGGCTCCTTCCGCGGCATCGGCGCCCCCGCCGGCGGACCCCGGTACCGGCGCCCCGTCCGGATCCCCGAGCTCCCCGGCGTCCGCCGCACCGGCGGCGCCCGTCGCGGGTACGGGGCGGCCGTCCCCGGAAACAGGACCCGACGGGGGCGCCGTACGGGCGGCGGACGAGTCCGGGGAGGGCGCCACCGGAGCCGCCGCCTCGGAGCTCCCGGAGAGCGCGGACCTCGCGGTGTCGGGCATCCTGCGGCAGGCGGCGGCCGCCGGGCAGGACGACCCGGAGAGCCGGGAGGGCGTCGCCCCGGCGGGGCGGGAGACCTTCGACTACGTCGTGACGGTGACCAACCGGGGGCCGTCCACCGCCCGGCAGGTGCGCGTCACCGACCGGTTGCCGCCCTCCCTGGAGTTCGTCACGTCCCGCGACGGCTGCACCGCGAGCGGCCGGACCGCGGTGTGCGGGCCGTTGGCCACCCTGGCCGTGGGCGCCTCGCACGCGTGGGTGATCACCGTACGGCTCGCCGCCGGCTACCGCGGAGACGGTTCGGACATCGTCAACGAAGCGGTCGTGGACTCGGCCACCGCGGACCCGGACTCCCGGAACAACACCTCCTCCCTGACCGGCCTGGAGATCCCGCCCAGTGCGCGGACCGCGGACCTGTCGCTCCGGAAGACCGCGGTGCTCGCGAAGGGACGGGAGCACGTCAGGCCCGGCGAGAAGTTCACCTACCTGATCACGGTGCGCAACGAGGGCCCGGCGACGGCGCGGCAGCTCCAGGTCACCGACCTGTTGCCGCCCTCGCTGGCCCTGCTCTCCTCGCCCGACGACTGCGCGGTCGCGAAGGACGGGGAGCGGCTGGTGGTCTGTCCGCCGCTGGACCGCCTGGCCGCCGGCGAGAAGGCGGAGTACCGGATCACGGTGCGCGCCGTCACCGGGGACCGGGCGGCCCGGCCGCCGGACGGCCGGTGCACGCCCGTCGAGAACATCGCCCGCGTCACCTCGGCGAGCTTCGACCCCGACCTCTCGGACAACGCCAACCGGCCCGGAACCACGGGGCCGGGCGGCGGCCGGCTGTGCCTGGTGCCCGAAGGGCGCGGGGAGCATCACGACGGTCGTGGGGACGATGGGGACGGTCATCACGGCCGTGACGACCACCACGACGGGCGGGAGCAGCACGACGGCCGGGAGCAGCACGACGGCCGCGGCGACCTGGCCGACTCCGGTGCCGCGGTCCCGCCCTGGCTGCTGTGGACCTCTGCCGCGCTGGTGGCCGCGGGAGCGGCGCTGCGTACGGCGTTCCGGGTGCGGTGCCGGTGA
- a CDS encoding MFS transporter, translated as MPSVLRDRTYRRLFGAQVIALTGTGLATVALGLLAYDLAGADAGSVLGTALAIKMAAYVVIAPAVAAVADRLPRRALLVGSDLIRAAVALFLPFVSQVWQVYVLIFLLQTASAAFTPTFQALIPEVLPEERAYTRALSLSRLAYDLESLFSPALAAALLSVATYDRLFLGTAAGFLGSSALVMSAVPPRRGPARAGSGPGAYAKATAGARLFLGAPQLRSLLAMNLAVAAAGAVVTVNSVVYVRDALGLSAESVALALGAYGAGSMAVALALPRILEDRPGRRVMLAGALLLPAAFGALGVITAAHGGGWRWPALLATWAWFGAACSMVLTPAGRVLRRAAPEGDRTAVFAAQFSLSHAAWLLTYPLAGWLGAKAGLGWATAALGAIALAAAALAARLWPAGAGQPGATAAAVETGRSHVHEHEHTGLTPGHPHLHGARRAGAGWRHSHRHSTDALHAAHG; from the coding sequence ATGCCGAGCGTGCTGCGCGACCGCACCTACCGCCGCCTCTTCGGCGCCCAGGTCATCGCCCTGACCGGCACGGGCCTGGCCACCGTGGCCCTCGGCCTGCTCGCCTACGACCTCGCGGGCGCCGACGCGGGTTCGGTGCTCGGCACGGCGCTCGCGATCAAGATGGCGGCGTACGTGGTCATCGCCCCGGCGGTCGCCGCGGTGGCCGACCGGCTGCCGCGCCGGGCCCTGCTGGTCGGCTCGGATCTGATCCGGGCGGCGGTCGCGCTCTTCCTGCCGTTCGTGAGCCAGGTGTGGCAGGTCTACGTCCTGATCTTCCTGCTGCAGACCGCCTCGGCCGCCTTCACTCCGACCTTCCAGGCCCTGATCCCCGAGGTCCTGCCGGAGGAGCGCGCCTACACGCGGGCCCTGTCGCTGTCCCGGCTCGCCTACGACCTGGAGAGCCTCTTCAGTCCCGCGCTGGCGGCCGCACTACTGTCGGTGGCCACCTACGACCGGCTGTTCCTCGGTACGGCGGCCGGATTCCTCGGCTCGTCCGCGCTCGTGATGTCCGCCGTACCGCCCCGGCGGGGGCCGGCCCGCGCCGGTTCCGGGCCGGGGGCGTACGCCAAGGCCACCGCGGGGGCGCGGCTGTTCCTCGGCGCCCCGCAGCTGCGGTCCCTGCTGGCCATGAACCTCGCGGTCGCGGCCGCAGGAGCTGTGGTCACGGTCAACTCCGTCGTGTACGTACGGGACGCGCTGGGGCTGTCCGCCGAGTCGGTCGCCCTGGCTCTCGGCGCGTACGGAGCCGGCTCCATGGCCGTGGCGCTGGCCCTGCCGCGGATCCTGGAGGACCGCCCCGGCCGGCGCGTGATGCTGGCCGGCGCCCTGCTGCTCCCGGCGGCGTTCGGCGCCCTCGGCGTCATCACCGCCGCGCACGGCGGCGGTTGGCGCTGGCCCGCGCTGCTGGCCACGTGGGCCTGGTTCGGGGCGGCGTGCTCGATGGTGCTCACGCCCGCCGGGCGGGTGCTGCGGCGGGCGGCTCCGGAGGGGGACCGCACCGCGGTGTTCGCCGCCCAGTTCTCCCTGTCGCACGCCGCCTGGCTGCTGACCTATCCGCTCGCGGGCTGGCTGGGGGCGAAGGCGGGGCTCGGGTGGGCGACGGCGGCCCTGGGTGCGATCGCCCTCGCGGCCGCGGCCCTCGCCGCCCGCCTGTGGCCGGCCGGGGCCGGGCAACCGGGCGCCACTGCGGCGGCGGTGGAGACGGGCCGGAGCCACGTACACGAACACGAACACACCGGCCTGACTCCCGGGCATCCGCACCTGCACGGGGCACGCCGGGCCGGGGCGGGATGGCGGCACAGCCACCGCCACTCCACGGACGCACTGCACGCCGCGCACGGCTGA
- a CDS encoding bifunctional serine/threonine protein kinase/MFS transporter codes for MDQLIVEDPTRIGPYRLIARLGAGGMGLVYLGRSEGGRTVAVKVVQAEYAGNPEFRRRFAREVAAARRVGGSWTAAVLDADPEAAVPWVATQYIPGPDLHAVVAKDFGPLPEHSVRTLANRLALALGAVHEAGLIHRDLKPSNVLVTVDGPRVIDFGIARAMDSLAGDSLLTHTGMLIGSAGFMSPEQVRGLELTPASDVFCLGAVLVYAATGRLLFGAADTGLNAHLFRVAEEEADLTGVPETLADLVRDCLHKDPSRRPTPAQVAERTSPDRDGEWLPGTVLAQLGRHAAKLLDYAPAMPAAPEPAPRPDTQPDPRVPAARAHPLPPPYAPTAPADATPAGGFGPPPDVRHEAPPTPTPPFTPPGQDPVGAPRGAGRRRGLLVASLAQLTVVLAATVFTMAMPSVQSDLGVESSGLSPLFTAYAVSFGALLLLGGHLADLMGRRRSLLVGLLGFAAACALGGSAGDSGTLFWARVVQGASAALLTTAGLALVTTGSSDTGRRGRALGVYAAFTCGGSAVGLLLGVPLLQSLSWRWCLYAPAAIAVLLLPVALTLPREDPGASGVRPDVPGVLLGTGGLAALTYGLAEIESGGTINLLAVLLLAVGAGLLAGFLWRQAGASGPLLAPYVFRDRNRVGALLTLFLVGIGSLALFSSLAFYLQQIAGYQTDETWRYLLPLLVGTVIGSTQVSARLLHRAAPQVLIAAGLVVAAVGVLVLATGDNGYLSTGLSLPSMFLTGLGLGAALVPLLATVTAGVAPRYAGAASAAVATAQQLGDAIGGVLLAMVVVVAARSAEPDDQYQTLVEGYGTFLWCGFGALLLAALAGGLLVTAREPRGAGPAR; via the coding sequence GTGGATCAGCTGATCGTCGAAGACCCGACCCGTATCGGCCCGTACCGTCTGATCGCCCGGCTGGGTGCCGGCGGCATGGGCCTGGTCTACCTCGGCCGCTCCGAGGGCGGGCGCACCGTCGCCGTGAAGGTCGTACAGGCCGAATACGCCGGGAACCCGGAGTTCCGCAGGCGCTTCGCCCGCGAGGTGGCCGCCGCGCGGCGGGTGGGTGGGAGTTGGACCGCCGCCGTCCTCGACGCCGACCCCGAGGCCGCGGTGCCCTGGGTGGCGACCCAGTACATCCCGGGGCCCGACCTGCACGCCGTGGTCGCCAAGGACTTCGGGCCACTGCCCGAGCACTCCGTGCGCACCCTCGCCAACCGGCTCGCCCTCGCCCTGGGGGCCGTGCACGAGGCGGGCCTGATCCACCGCGACCTCAAGCCCTCCAACGTGCTCGTCACCGTCGACGGCCCGCGCGTCATCGACTTCGGCATCGCCCGGGCGATGGACAGTCTGGCCGGGGACAGCCTGCTCACCCACACCGGCATGCTGATCGGCTCGGCCGGGTTCATGTCGCCGGAGCAGGTCCGCGGCCTCGAACTCACCCCCGCCAGCGACGTCTTCTGCCTCGGAGCCGTCCTCGTCTACGCCGCCACCGGACGCCTCCTCTTCGGAGCCGCGGACACCGGCCTGAACGCCCACCTCTTCCGCGTCGCCGAGGAGGAGGCGGACCTGACGGGCGTACCGGAGACGCTGGCCGACCTCGTACGCGACTGCCTGCACAAGGACCCGTCCCGGCGGCCCACCCCCGCGCAGGTGGCCGAACGCACGTCGCCGGACCGGGACGGGGAATGGCTGCCGGGCACGGTGCTCGCCCAACTGGGCCGCCACGCGGCCAAGCTGCTGGACTACGCCCCGGCGATGCCCGCGGCCCCCGAGCCGGCCCCGCGGCCGGACACACAGCCGGACCCCCGCGTCCCCGCCGCCCGCGCGCACCCCCTGCCGCCCCCGTACGCTCCGACGGCCCCGGCCGACGCAACCCCCGCGGGAGGCTTCGGCCCGCCCCCGGACGTGCGGCACGAGGCCCCGCCCACGCCCACGCCCCCGTTCACGCCCCCGGGCCAGGACCCGGTCGGCGCCCCGCGCGGCGCCGGACGCCGGCGCGGCCTGCTGGTGGCCTCCCTGGCTCAGCTGACGGTGGTGCTCGCGGCGACGGTCTTCACCATGGCGATGCCGTCCGTCCAGTCGGACCTCGGTGTCGAATCCTCCGGCCTGAGCCCGCTGTTCACGGCCTACGCGGTCTCCTTCGGCGCGCTGCTGCTGCTCGGCGGGCACCTCGCGGACCTGATGGGCCGCCGGCGGTCGCTGCTCGTCGGACTGCTCGGATTCGCGGCGGCCTGCGCGCTCGGCGGCTCGGCCGGCGATTCCGGCACGCTGTTCTGGGCCCGTGTCGTGCAGGGTGCCTCCGCCGCCCTGCTGACGACGGCCGGGCTCGCACTGGTCACCACCGGCTCCTCCGACACCGGGAGGCGGGGCCGGGCCCTCGGGGTCTACGCCGCGTTCACCTGCGGCGGTTCGGCCGTCGGGCTGCTCCTGGGCGTACCGCTCCTCCAGAGCCTGAGCTGGCGCTGGTGCCTGTACGCCCCCGCCGCGATCGCCGTGCTCCTGCTGCCGGTCGCGCTCACGCTCCCGCGGGAAGACCCCGGTGCCTCCGGCGTCCGCCCGGACGTGCCCGGTGTGCTGCTCGGCACCGGCGGGCTCGCCGCCCTCACCTACGGCCTCGCCGAGATCGAGTCCGGCGGGACGATCAACCTCCTGGCAGTGCTCCTGCTCGCCGTCGGCGCCGGCCTCCTCGCGGGCTTCCTGTGGCGGCAGGCCGGCGCCTCCGGCCCTCTCCTCGCCCCGTACGTCTTCAGGGACCGCAACCGGGTCGGCGCCCTCCTCACCCTGTTCCTCGTGGGCATCGGCTCCCTGGCCCTGTTCTCCTCGCTGGCCTTCTACCTCCAGCAGATCGCCGGCTACCAGACGGACGAGACCTGGAGGTACCTCCTGCCCCTGCTGGTCGGGACGGTGATCGGCTCCACCCAGGTGTCCGCCCGCCTGCTGCACCGCGCCGCGCCCCAGGTCCTGATCGCGGCGGGGCTGGTGGTCGCGGCCGTCGGCGTGCTCGTCCTGGCCACCGGCGACAACGGGTACCTGTCCACGGGCCTGTCGCTGCCCAGCATGTTCCTCACCGGGCTCGGTCTCGGCGCGGCCCTCGTCCCGCTCCTCGCCACGGTGACCGCCGGCGTGGCACCCCGGTACGCCGGGGCGGCCTCGGCCGCCGTCGCCACGGCCCAGCAGCTGGGCGACGCGATCGGCGGGGTGCTGCTCGCCATGGTCGTGGTCGTCGCCGCCCGGTCCGCGGAACCGGACGACCAGTACCAGACGCTGGTGGAGGGCTACGGCACGTTCCTCTGGTGCGGGTTCGGCGCCCTGCTGCTGGCGGCCCTCGCCGGCGGCCTGCTGGTCACCGCCAGGGAGCCCAGGGGCGCCGGGCCGGCCCGGTAG
- a CDS encoding ArsR/SmtB family transcription factor has translation MPAREPQPPAPDAHLRDPDRARLTEATEVFAMLSDVTRLHLLWLLAQEESDVGSLADRCAASRTAVSQHLAKLRLAGLVDTRREGRRIHYSLRDGHLRRLVLEALSHADHRVSGTAPHN, from the coding sequence ATGCCAGCTCGCGAACCCCAGCCACCTGCACCCGATGCGCACCTACGGGATCCCGACAGGGCGCGCCTGACCGAGGCGACCGAGGTCTTCGCGATGCTGTCGGACGTCACCCGGCTGCACCTGCTGTGGCTGCTCGCCCAGGAGGAGTCGGACGTCGGCTCGCTCGCCGACCGGTGCGCCGCGTCGAGGACGGCGGTGAGCCAGCACCTGGCGAAGCTGCGGCTCGCGGGCCTCGTCGACACCCGCCGCGAGGGCCGCCGCATCCACTACAGCCTGCGCGACGGGCACTTGCGCCGGCTCGTCCTGGAAGCCCTCAGCCACGCCGACCACCGGGTCAGCGGAACGGCCCCGCACAACTGA